From Pseudobythopirellula maris:
GGTTGTGCTGGAATTCGATCGGGTCTTCGATCGTGATGATGTGGTGGTCGACGTTGTCGTTCAGATAATCGATCATCGCCGCCAGCGAGGTCGATTTACCCGAGCCCGTCGGCCCCGTCACCAGGATCAACCCACGCGGCCGCATGATCATCTTCTTGAAGATCTCGGGCAGGTTGAGCTGGTCCATGGTCCAAAGGTCGACCGGGATCTGACGCAGCACCATCGCCACCTTGCCGCGCTGCCGGAACACCGACACGCGGAACCGCGCCTTGTCGCCGAACGCGAAGCCGAAGTCGGTGCTGCCGGTCTCGGAGAACTCGTTCTGGCAGCGGTCGGGCGTGATGCTCTTCATCAGGCCCATCGTGTCGCTCTCTTCGAGCACCTTGGTCTTGAGCTTCTGCATCCGGCCGCCGAGCCGGAAGACCGGCGGCTGGCCGACCGTGATATGCAGGTCGCTCGCGCCTTGTTTGACAACCGCTGCGAGCAGCTTGTCGATCAGGATCGTGCCCATGGGCGGCTTCTTCCCCGGTGTCGGTGGGGTCCCCAGATAGAGTGCGTCGTGGCGAGTAGCTAATGGATGAGGGGCGGGGAGCGCCACCGGCCAAGCGACCGAGACCGCGCGTGCGGCCGGTTGCTTCGCCGTTTGATGCTCTGCTCCGTGACGCGCCCTGCGAGTGGGGTCCTTCTGGCCAGAAGACCCTATCCCCACGAGTGGGGGGGCATTGGCTTGCCTCGAACCAATGCCCTTCGCCTGGCGGCGTCGGCACAGCCAATCGATTCGGGCGCCGCGGGGCCGCTTGGGTAGATCCCGTTAGATGCGACAACGCAATGCCTTAACCGCTGGCAGCAATGCATTATCCCTTGTCTCAGCCGAGACTCAAGCTTTTGGCGCGACTCGATTTACGGCCTTCTGGCCGTTTGGGGGCCGCCGTATGGGTCGCAGCGGTAGCGCCACGCACCGGGCGGACTGCCGCACCCCAGACGGATGGCTCAGCCAGCGGAGCTTGTGATTTGGAGAGCTCGAGCGAGTCCATCCAGAAGCGCCGGTCGAGAGACCGATTAGCCTACGACTCCACTCGCTTGGTCACGCGGAAGACCTCCTCGAAGGTCGTGATGCCGGCCAGCACCTTGCGGATGGCGTCGTCGTAAAGAGTTGACATGCCAAGCTTTACGGCTTCCTTGCGGATCTCCTGGGTCGAGGCGCCCTTGAAGGCGAGCTCGCGGATGCCGGCGTTCATCGTCATCAGCTCGAACACGCCGAGCCGGCCGCGATAGCCGTTGCCGCCGCAGTTGTTGCAACCGCGGCCCTTCATGAAATTGGCCCCCTTGAGCTGCTCAGGAGTGATGCCAGCGTAGTCGATTTCTTGCTGGGTTGGGGTGTACGGTTGTTTACATTTCGAGCAGACAACCCGGACCAAACGCTGCGCCAAAATTCCGATAACGCTGCCAGCCACCAGATAAGCGGGCACGCCCATATCGACCATTCGTGTAATGGCGCCGGGCGCATCGTTCGTATGAAGGGTACTGAAAACCAAGTGTCCAGTTAATGACGCCTGGATTCCCATCGATGCGGTCTCGTAATCCCGCATCTCGCCCACCAAAATGATGTTCGGCGCCTGCCGGAGCATCGCCCGGATGATCAACGCGAAGTCGAGCCCGATCCCGTGCTTCACCTCCACCTGATTGATCCCAGGCAAGTAATACTCCACCGGGTCTTCGGCGGTGATGATCTTCCGGTCGGGCCGGTTCAGCTCGTTGAGCGAGGCATACAGTGTAGTGGTCTTTCCCGAACCAGTTGGGCCGGTCACCAGCATGATGCCGTTCGGGCGGCGGATCAGACCGTTGAAGACCTTGAAATCGCGCTCGCTGAGGCCCAACTGGCGGACGCCAACCTTGATGTTGTCCTTATCAAGCAGCCGCATGACGCAGCTCTGGCCGTGGCTCGTTGGGAGCATGCTGACCCGCAGGTCGAGCTCCTTGCCGCCGGCGGTGATCTTGATCCGGCCGTCCTGGGTCCTGCGGCGTTCCGCAATGTCCATCTTGGCGACGATCTTGATACGCGAGAGCAGCGCGCCCAGCA
This genomic window contains:
- a CDS encoding GspE/PulE family protein: MKSKLGNFLIKKGVVGPGQWDEAMTVAKSRKLKPEQTVVDLGYASAEQVMQALADLNGFDFVDLRDVPIPPSVVELVPESVARENAVIPIDADEGGLRVCVSDPDDFETIEKLQFILNRKIDIVLATREHILEAINRNYGQMGDESADSMLQEFTDTAIDFTETESDDDDADEEVDETSAPVVKLVQLMIAEAVQLRASDIHVEPFEDRVRIRYRIDGVLIERDSPPRRLLGALLSRIKIVAKMDIAERRRTQDGRIKITAGGKELDLRVSMLPTSHGQSCVMRLLDKDNIKVGVRQLGLSERDFKVFNGLIRRPNGIMLVTGPTGSGKTTTLYASLNELNRPDRKIITAEDPVEYYLPGINQVEVKHGIGLDFALIIRAMLRQAPNIILVGEMRDYETASMGIQASLTGHLVFSTLHTNDAPGAITRMVDMGVPAYLVAGSVIGILAQRLVRVVCSKCKQPYTPTQQEIDYAGITPEQLKGANFMKGRGCNNCGGNGYRGRLGVFELMTMNAGIRELAFKGASTQEIRKEAVKLGMSTLYDDAIRKVLAGITTFEEVFRVTKRVES